A portion of the Microbacterium hominis genome contains these proteins:
- the rsfS gene encoding ribosome silencing factor, protein MVAVAAAAAEAKGGADLVALDVSEPLPLVDIFLLVTGGSERNVAAIADEVEEKLLEAGHKRLRREGRQEARWILLDFGDLVVHVFHEQERVYYGLERLWKDCPVVPIVSTAPAASGSETV, encoded by the coding sequence ATGGTCGCCGTCGCGGCGGCCGCCGCCGAGGCCAAGGGTGGCGCAGACCTCGTCGCTCTCGATGTGAGCGAGCCGCTGCCGCTGGTCGACATCTTCCTGCTGGTCACCGGGGGCAGCGAGCGCAACGTGGCGGCTATCGCCGACGAGGTGGAGGAGAAGCTTCTCGAGGCCGGGCACAAGCGGCTTCGTCGTGAAGGACGACAGGAGGCCCGATGGATCCTGCTGGACTTCGGCGATCTCGTCGTGCACGTCTTCCACGAGCAGGAGCGCGTCTACTACGGCCTCGAGCGCCTGTGGAAGGACTGTCCCGTGGTGCCGATCGTGTCGACGGCACCCGCCGCGTCCGGCTCGGAGACGGTCTGA
- a CDS encoding AsnC family transcriptional regulator, producing the protein MVRDDWTFLSNHGHALVCVAADPHVRLRDVAAQLRVTERCAQQIVSELEASGVIQRTRTGRRNTYVVHRHARFRHPLESHLTVGEFIDLVSTARSSADEASTDAPPSAA; encoded by the coding sequence ATGGTTCGCGATGATTGGACCTTCCTTTCCAACCATGGACATGCACTGGTCTGTGTCGCCGCGGATCCGCATGTCCGCCTGCGCGACGTCGCTGCGCAGCTTCGGGTCACCGAGCGCTGTGCGCAGCAGATCGTGAGCGAACTGGAGGCCAGCGGCGTCATCCAGCGCACGCGGACCGGACGACGGAACACGTATGTCGTGCACCGTCATGCTCGATTCCGCCACCCGCTGGAGTCCCATCTGACCGTGGGCGAGTTCATCGACCTGGTGAGCACCGCACGGTCGAGCGCCGACGAGGCGTCCACCGACGCGCCTCCGAGCGCGGCGTGA
- a CDS encoding multicopper oxidase domain-containing protein: protein MSYRSSRKSFQIVVAAATVAVATLVIQSAVIPGPVASAAPSGPTDETTVPHYFGPWPNWANSPLTLSTAVVHIDGTGTDAAAVAQVDPVTGGIASIDVTAPGHDYLAGSTTVTVDGSTGASATATATVSTSGVVIGFTDVVAGSGYTSFDVQLSGGGGSGATAIGSGGVDVIAIEDGGSAYTMPTVDFDLPESPDGTVPRAHAEIDADGVVTAVVVDSPGSGYTSAPAVTIRNGTQFAPMNFPEGGGPATVTATLALSAVNVVDFGSGYTGTPDVTITDPSGTGTGADATAVTDIGAVTAITVDTAGDGYLDKGMRKFVDDLPLTCAPPACPAGPGAKFIPTAVPAEKDYAGVKADEYVIGLVQYRTMFSSDLPSGTLVRGYVQLETPDNAAVSQHVPLENELLDGTKVPILDDAGNPYLAVTAPQYLGPFIGATKDKPVRIVFRNLLPTDVDGDLFLPTDSSMMGSGMGPAAMTEPTNSSEVTDEVRNPMCTEASKADHCFKDNRATLHLHGGITPWISDGTPHQWITPANQNTPWPQGVSVQNVPDMTEADGSVTCAAADDGCSTFYYTNQQSARLMFYHDHSWGITRLNVYAGEAAGYTITDDTEKKLIVDGVIPGPEATIPLVIQDRTFVPGDRQLYDTKDADGNITRYGQDPTWDKTRWGREGDFWYHHVYMPAQNPGDPSGMSAYGRWMYGPWFWPPATGTTYGPIPNPYFDAGCALDDPSTWQYQTDPFCEPELIPGTPNISAGMEQFNDTPIVNGVAYPKVTLEAKPYRLSLLNAANDRFFNLQWYIADPTQGDGLTEVALDPAELAAAQTDPTVSPNPVDANNDAAGPDWVQFASEGGFLPKPAVIDGQQPTTWITDPTRFDVGNVDKHAMLLAPAERADAVVDFSKFAGKTLILYNDAPAAFPARVPQYDYYTGAPDLSPAGAPAILPSYGPNTRTVMQVTIAGPAAPAYDVAKLTSAFAHKANGTGVFEAGQNPIIVGQAAYNSAYGTSFAASSDCNAPGSARTECDGVVRINNTGSFSFNTLADPTSKMTMDMQPKAIHDEMNASTFDEFGRMTANLGVEAQPPSPGQQNVTLYPYVNPPTELIDATNLPVAAVNLGTDGLPAGDIQVTPISSAADGTQIWRFTHNGVDSHPIHFHLYDVQVLNRVAWDNAVSPTEPNELGWKDTVRMNPLQDTIVALRPIIPDVPFEVPNAVRPLNPMMPLGATLGFNNLDAQGNPTTPITNELINFGWEYVFHCHILSHEEMDMMRPESVALPPVTPELLTASLPATGRKLVTVTWNDNSITETAFLVQRSTTGASWTTVGTIPSPLDQANGKGQRSFTDESSNGNTAYLYRVVAENKVGYGGEFPSLTVTSVSNTRSVSAPATVPAAPTSLTATAQPGPAVSLTWRDNATNESGFEVQRSSDNGATFSQVGVAPARTSTGSVTFVDTTPAGSTSYVYRVRAVNVTGASAFSNTSATVSIGALAPAPAIRSAVATRQGRNEQVTVSWSNVTGETGYRIQWSATSDFATVEGSGTTAVDVLTFRTGNLARQAWYFRVGSVNSVGTSWSTPTLVPAA, encoded by the coding sequence ATGTCATACCGCAGCAGTCGGAAGTCGTTCCAGATCGTCGTCGCAGCGGCCACCGTGGCGGTGGCGACGCTTGTGATCCAGTCGGCGGTGATACCCGGGCCGGTCGCCAGTGCCGCCCCGAGCGGACCCACCGACGAGACGACGGTCCCGCACTACTTCGGGCCCTGGCCCAATTGGGCGAACAGCCCCCTGACGCTTTCGACCGCGGTCGTCCATATCGACGGGACCGGCACCGATGCGGCAGCCGTCGCCCAGGTCGACCCGGTCACCGGCGGGATCGCGAGCATCGATGTCACAGCTCCCGGCCACGACTACCTCGCAGGCAGCACGACGGTGACCGTCGACGGAAGCACGGGAGCATCCGCAACAGCGACGGCGACGGTCAGCACCTCGGGCGTGGTGATCGGCTTCACCGATGTCGTCGCCGGCTCGGGGTACACATCCTTCGACGTACAGCTGTCCGGTGGGGGAGGATCGGGAGCCACGGCGATCGGATCGGGCGGGGTCGATGTCATCGCGATCGAAGACGGCGGCAGCGCCTACACCATGCCGACGGTCGACTTCGATCTTCCCGAGAGTCCTGACGGCACGGTCCCCAGGGCGCACGCGGAGATCGACGCCGATGGAGTGGTCACGGCCGTCGTGGTGGATTCGCCCGGGTCCGGGTACACCTCGGCGCCGGCCGTCACGATCCGAAACGGAACGCAGTTCGCGCCGATGAACTTCCCCGAGGGCGGCGGTCCGGCGACGGTCACCGCGACTCTCGCACTGTCTGCCGTCAACGTCGTCGACTTCGGCTCGGGCTACACCGGCACTCCCGATGTCACGATCACAGACCCGTCGGGCACGGGCACGGGCGCGGACGCCACCGCCGTGACCGATATCGGAGCGGTGACGGCGATCACCGTCGACACCGCCGGCGACGGCTATCTCGACAAGGGCATGCGGAAGTTCGTCGACGACCTTCCGCTCACGTGCGCGCCGCCGGCGTGTCCCGCCGGCCCCGGGGCCAAGTTCATTCCCACGGCGGTTCCCGCCGAGAAGGACTACGCGGGCGTGAAGGCGGACGAATACGTCATCGGACTCGTCCAGTACCGCACGATGTTCTCCTCGGATCTGCCTAGCGGCACGCTCGTGCGCGGGTACGTGCAGCTCGAGACGCCCGACAACGCGGCTGTGAGCCAGCACGTGCCCCTCGAGAACGAGCTGCTCGACGGGACGAAGGTTCCCATCCTCGACGACGCCGGCAACCCGTACCTCGCCGTGACGGCACCGCAGTACCTCGGTCCGTTCATCGGCGCGACCAAGGACAAGCCGGTCCGGATCGTCTTCCGGAATCTCCTTCCGACCGATGTCGACGGCGACCTGTTCCTGCCGACCGACAGCTCCATGATGGGCTCCGGCATGGGCCCTGCGGCGATGACGGAGCCGACGAACAGCTCCGAGGTCACGGATGAGGTGCGCAACCCCATGTGCACCGAGGCGTCCAAAGCCGACCACTGCTTCAAGGACAACCGGGCCACCCTGCACCTGCACGGGGGCATCACGCCATGGATCAGCGACGGCACGCCTCACCAGTGGATCACCCCGGCGAACCAGAACACGCCGTGGCCTCAGGGTGTGAGCGTGCAGAACGTCCCCGACATGACCGAGGCCGATGGATCGGTCACCTGCGCCGCTGCGGACGACGGATGCTCGACCTTCTACTACACCAACCAGCAGAGCGCGCGGCTGATGTTCTACCACGATCACTCGTGGGGGATCACGCGGCTGAACGTCTACGCGGGCGAGGCCGCCGGGTACACGATCACCGATGACACCGAGAAGAAGCTCATCGTGGACGGGGTGATCCCCGGCCCGGAGGCGACGATCCCGCTCGTCATCCAGGATCGGACATTCGTTCCGGGCGACCGGCAGCTCTACGACACGAAGGACGCCGACGGGAACATCACCCGGTACGGCCAGGACCCGACGTGGGACAAGACACGCTGGGGCCGCGAGGGGGACTTCTGGTACCACCACGTGTACATGCCGGCGCAGAACCCCGGCGATCCGTCGGGCATGAGCGCCTATGGACGGTGGATGTACGGCCCCTGGTTCTGGCCACCGGCCACCGGGACCACGTATGGACCGATTCCCAACCCGTACTTCGACGCGGGTTGCGCGCTCGACGACCCGTCGACCTGGCAATACCAGACGGACCCCTTCTGCGAACCCGAGCTCATTCCGGGCACGCCGAACATCTCAGCGGGAATGGAGCAGTTCAACGACACGCCGATCGTCAACGGCGTCGCGTACCCGAAGGTGACCCTCGAAGCCAAGCCCTATCGGCTGAGTCTCCTGAACGCGGCCAATGACCGCTTCTTCAACCTCCAGTGGTACATCGCCGACCCGACGCAAGGCGACGGCCTCACGGAGGTGGCTCTGGACCCGGCGGAGTTGGCGGCGGCGCAGACCGACCCGACGGTGTCGCCGAACCCGGTGGATGCCAACAACGACGCGGCAGGTCCCGACTGGGTCCAGTTCGCGAGCGAGGGCGGCTTCCTGCCGAAGCCGGCCGTCATCGACGGCCAGCAGCCGACGACCTGGATCACGGATCCCACCCGATTCGATGTCGGAAACGTCGATAAGCACGCAATGCTGCTCGCACCCGCCGAGCGCGCCGACGCCGTCGTGGACTTCTCGAAGTTCGCGGGCAAGACGCTGATCCTGTACAACGACGCGCCGGCCGCCTTCCCCGCCCGAGTGCCGCAGTACGACTACTACACCGGCGCGCCGGATCTCAGCCCCGCGGGGGCTCCGGCGATCCTGCCCAGCTATGGTCCCAACACGCGCACCGTCATGCAGGTGACGATCGCAGGTCCCGCCGCGCCGGCGTACGACGTCGCGAAGCTCACGTCCGCCTTCGCCCACAAGGCCAACGGCACCGGCGTGTTCGAGGCGGGTCAGAACCCCATCATCGTGGGGCAGGCGGCATACAACTCCGCGTACGGCACGAGCTTCGCGGCCAGCAGCGACTGCAACGCCCCGGGCAGCGCCAGGACGGAATGCGACGGAGTGGTCCGGATCAACAACACCGGCTCGTTCAGCTTCAACACGCTCGCCGACCCGACATCGAAGATGACCATGGACATGCAGCCCAAGGCGATCCACGACGAGATGAACGCGTCGACATTCGATGAGTTCGGCCGGATGACGGCCAACCTCGGTGTCGAGGCCCAGCCGCCCAGCCCCGGCCAGCAGAACGTCACGCTCTACCCTTACGTGAATCCGCCGACGGAGCTGATCGATGCGACGAACCTGCCCGTGGCGGCGGTGAACCTCGGCACCGACGGTCTTCCGGCCGGCGACATCCAGGTGACGCCCATCAGCAGCGCGGCGGACGGCACGCAGATCTGGCGGTTCACGCACAACGGCGTCGACAGCCATCCGATTCACTTCCACCTCTACGACGTCCAGGTGCTCAACCGCGTGGCATGGGACAACGCCGTGAGCCCGACCGAGCCCAATGAGCTCGGATGGAAGGACACGGTGCGGATGAATCCGCTCCAGGACACCATCGTGGCGCTGCGCCCGATCATCCCGGATGTGCCGTTCGAGGTTCCCAATGCCGTGCGGCCGCTCAATCCGATGATGCCCCTCGGCGCGACCCTCGGCTTCAACAACCTGGATGCGCAGGGCAATCCGACGACACCCATCACCAACGAGCTCATCAACTTCGGCTGGGAGTACGTCTTCCACTGCCACATCCTCAGCCACGAGGAGATGGACATGATGCGCCCCGAGTCGGTCGCCCTGCCGCCCGTGACGCCCGAGTTGCTCACGGCATCGCTGCCTGCGACGGGCAGGAAGCTCGTGACGGTCACCTGGAACGACAATTCCATCACCGAGACGGCATTCCTGGTGCAGCGTTCGACGACCGGTGCCTCCTGGACGACCGTCGGGACGATCCCGTCGCCGCTCGACCAGGCGAATGGGAAAGGCCAGCGGAGCTTCACCGACGAGTCCTCCAACGGCAACACCGCCTACCTCTACCGGGTCGTCGCCGAGAACAAGGTCGGCTACGGCGGGGAGTTCCCGAGCCTGACGGTCACGTCGGTCTCGAACACCCGATCCGTGAGCGCGCCGGCGACGGTGCCGGCAGCGCCGACCTCTCTGACGGCGACAGCGCAGCCCGGCCCCGCTGTGAGTCTCACGTGGCGCGACAACGCCACCAATGAGAGCGGGTTCGAGGTGCAGCGTTCGTCCGACAACGGAGCGACGTTCAGCCAGGTCGGGGTTGCTCCCGCCCGCACGAGCACGGGCAGCGTCACGTTCGTGGACACCACACCGGCGGGTTCGACGAGCTACGTCTACCGGGTGCGCGCGGTCAACGTGACAGGCGCCTCCGCCTTCTCGAACACCTCGGCGACAGTATCCATCGGCGCCCTGGCACCCGCGCCGGCCATCCGGTCGGCCGTCGCCACCCGCCAGGGTCGCAATGAGCAGGTCACGGTCTCGTGGAGCAACGTCACGGGAGAGACCGGCTACCGGATCCAGTGGAGTGCAACGAGCGACTTCGCGACCGTCGAGGGCTCGGGGACGACGGCGGTCGACGTCCTGACCTTCCGGACCGGAAACCTCGCCCGCCAGGCGTGGTACTTCCGCGTAGGCTCGGTGAACTCCGTCGGCACGTCGTGGTCGACGCCGACGCTGGTGCCGGCGGCGTAG